From the genome of Marasmius oreades isolate 03SP1 chromosome 1, whole genome shotgun sequence:
ACGGGACACAAGGGTCGATCGATCTTTTTATAATATGGACGGGGTACTAGGTGAATCAATGGGAGTAGGACGCGACCCGTGGACCGCCCGCCATAGACCAAATGAGCATCTAAGAACGCCTTACATGCCATGTATTGACCTTGCTATTGCTCGAGGAATGGGGAGCAGTTTGCCAAACTATTCCAAGTCAAATCGCGGTCCTCCAGACATGACTCTCTGCCGATAGCCACTTTGAAGATTCGACTCACTACATGGTAGTGAAAGGTGATAAGTATGGGCGGTACGGTGAAATTTGCGGTGACCGCCTTGCCCACGCTCCAGGTAGTGAGGagttgaggccttgaggtcTTGGTGCAAGTATATTGACTACGCTTGCGAAATAGCGTCCTTTGTTTCCGTCGCGAGATGTTGTCGAACGACGGGTCATTTTCACCTGTAGCTGGGTTTAAATAAATAGCAGCAAGGCATATGCATAAGGTCCTGGCTTACAGTATGGATCTTGTCAGGACATGCCTTTCCATGTGGCAAAATATTACTCCTCAATTCGAAAAACATCTTGTCTGTCCACTTCCAGGTTAGACAAAAGCTAGGATTGGATTCCTGAGCAGTAATAGGGTGATCACGGATGATCTGAGACATGCGCTTCTTGTTCAAATCCGACGGCGGAGTGTTCAGATTATAGGTTTCACAGAGTTTCCAGTAGGACAGTCATCGAGTTCTAAGTTCTGGCTGAAGGCTTTGCGAGTAAGGAAAGTATGTAGAGGCGTAAGGAAGATTCAGCATGAGACAGCAGTCACGGTGTCCGGTGGCTGTGTGGTAGGCCGTCCGTAACTCCTTGATGCTCATTGGCTGACTGCACCGGTCTTCCGAATTCACGCGATTTCCCCTCCAAGTCACCGATTTACCTTCCTCCACTCCTTTCCACATCCTCCATGCAGGCCTCGGTATCTGCCCTACGCGCTGCCACTAAAAGGGTGTCCCGCCCTCATACTAGGGCATTCTCTTCCACGCTTCCAGCTTTCCAGGCAGAGCCTTTGCAGAAGCCGATTCTGAACAAAGAGTTCAAGATTTACCGTTGGGTAAGTTCTGTGGGACTCATCATGTTCTGGTACTGACTCCATTCTCGTCCAGAACCCAGATGAACCTTCCAAGAAGCCGACCTTGCAATCATACACAATCGACCTTAACCAGTGTGGACCTATGGTGTGTTCTGGGTCCTTTACAGGTCATATAGCAGGCATGTTAAACTTGACCCTTTCTTTTAGATTCTCGATGCTCTTATCAAGATTAAGAATGACATTGATCCAACCTTGACCTTCCGACGATCATGCAGAGAGGGGATCTGCGGTTCTTGCGCAATGAACATCAACGGGCAAAACACTCTTGCATGCCTTTGCCGAATTGACAGAAATAGCTCCAAAGATACCAAGGtttatcctcttcctcacagTCAGTACAACTTTCAACTGGTTCCTGATATCGTGACTGACTGAAGCTCTTGGCATTTAGTGTATATTGTGAAGGATTTGGTACCTGACTTGACACAGTTCTATCAGCAATACAAGTCGATTGAACCCTATCTGCAAAATGACAATCCTCCTGAGAAGGGTGGGTTCTTCTGCTGTTCCTTCCAGTCACACGACTGACCTCGTTCTTCAGGCGAATTCATTCAGTCTCAAGAGGATCGTCGTAAACTTGATGGGTTATATGAATGTATCCTGTGTGCCTGTTGTTCCACTTCTTGC
Proteins encoded in this window:
- the SDH2 gene encoding succinate dehydrogenase complex, subunit B (BUSCO:EOG09263X1F); the protein is MQASVSALRAATKRVSRPHTRAFSSTLPAFQAEPLQKPILNKEFKIYRWNPDEPSKKPTLQSYTIDLNQCGPMILDALIKIKNDIDPTLTFRRSCREGICGSCAMNINGQNTLACLCRIDRNSSKDTKVYPLPHMYIVKDLVPDLTQFYQQYKSIEPYLQNDNPPEKGEFIQSQEDRRKLDGLYECILCACCSTSCPSYWWNQDEYLGPATLMQAYRWIIDSRDAKGAQRKEKLQNEMSMYRCHTIFNCARTCPKGLNPARAIAEIKLQLAAD